One region of Candidatus Methylomirabilota bacterium genomic DNA includes:
- a CDS encoding EAL domain-containing protein → MRREVAFGGQRVRQKMILALTLSSVIPLLILTYCFYAYLMPLFDGARQAGGDGFAVPILLLFTALLMAGGGYVIYDLATALSRAANIVSDAKPDAAPVIDRADEIGTLVASFSKMMATIEQQAQEINQFPQKLDQLTRQAFQDTLTALPNRALFMDRLAHALARTERRAQHVAVLFLDIDRFKVINDSLGHAVGDQVLGELSRRLMDCVRPEDTVARLGGDEFAVLLEDLDDLGGATAVAERVGKALETPFLLEGREVVVTMSVGIALNTHRPILPEELLRDADLAMYRAKGKGKNRYEVFEPDTAAPAIHRLDLELDLRGAVARDELRLHYQPVVHLETGRVEEFEALVRWQHKERGLLPPDAFIGLTEETGLIIPIGQWVLTEACRQARQWQEQRPSDPPLTIGVNLSARQLQDPDLVKLVSGVLKDSGLDPRSLKFEITESVVMQDAPATLATLHALRDLGIRLAIDDFGTGYSSLGYLKRFPIDTLKIDRSFVEGIVTDAEDAAIVQAVISVAKSLGLSVTAEGIENEAQLHRLRELGCERGQGFLFGHPRAADIVFESLERQHDAPPRPVVAAAPDAERVRPAVPAAPATAPAAMVQVAVAVAEPEPAPVPAPVAAPAPAPVSETDTRLPSEILQERLAQLLNRR, encoded by the coding sequence CCCTGACGCTGTCGTCGGTCATCCCGCTGCTCATCCTGACCTATTGCTTTTACGCCTACCTGATGCCGCTCTTCGATGGCGCGCGCCAGGCGGGCGGCGACGGCTTCGCGGTCCCCATCCTGCTGCTCTTCACCGCGCTCCTCATGGCGGGCGGCGGCTACGTGATCTACGACCTCGCCACCGCCCTGTCGCGCGCGGCGAACATCGTCTCCGACGCCAAGCCCGACGCTGCGCCCGTCATCGACCGCGCCGACGAGATCGGGACCCTGGTCGCCTCGTTCTCCAAGATGATGGCGACCATCGAGCAGCAGGCGCAGGAGATCAACCAGTTCCCACAGAAGCTTGACCAGCTCACGCGCCAGGCCTTCCAGGATACGCTCACCGCGCTCCCCAACCGGGCGCTGTTCATGGACCGCCTCGCCCACGCCCTCGCCCGCACCGAACGCCGGGCCCAGCACGTCGCCGTGCTGTTCCTCGACATCGACCGGTTCAAGGTCATCAACGACAGCCTCGGTCACGCGGTGGGCGATCAGGTGCTCGGCGAGCTGAGCCGCCGCCTGATGGACTGCGTGCGGCCGGAGGATACGGTCGCGCGCCTCGGCGGCGACGAGTTCGCGGTCCTGCTCGAGGACCTGGACGACCTGGGCGGCGCCACCGCGGTGGCCGAGCGCGTGGGCAAGGCATTGGAGACGCCGTTCCTGCTCGAGGGCCGCGAGGTCGTGGTCACGATGAGCGTGGGCATCGCGCTGAACACGCACCGCCCCATCCTGCCTGAAGAGCTGCTGCGCGACGCCGATCTCGCGATGTATCGCGCCAAGGGCAAGGGCAAGAACCGCTACGAGGTCTTCGAGCCCGACACCGCGGCGCCCGCGATTCATCGCCTCGACCTCGAGCTGGACCTTCGCGGCGCGGTGGCGCGCGACGAGCTCCGCCTCCACTACCAGCCGGTGGTGCACCTCGAGACGGGGCGGGTGGAAGAGTTCGAGGCGCTGGTCCGCTGGCAGCACAAGGAGCGCGGGCTGCTCCCGCCGGATGCCTTCATCGGGCTTACGGAGGAGACCGGCCTCATCATCCCGATCGGACAGTGGGTGCTCACCGAGGCGTGCCGACAGGCCCGGCAATGGCAGGAACAGCGCCCCAGCGACCCACCGCTCACCATCGGCGTCAATCTCTCGGCGCGGCAGCTCCAGGATCCCGACCTGGTCAAGCTGGTCTCGGGTGTCCTGAAGGACAGCGGCCTCGATCCCCGGAGCTTGAAGTTCGAGATCACCGAGAGCGTGGTGATGCAGGACGCGCCGGCGACGCTGGCCACACTGCACGCGCTGCGCGACCTGGGCATCCGCCTGGCCATCGACGACTTCGGCACGGGCTACTCCTCGCTGGGGTACCTCAAGCGCTTCCCCATCGACACGCTCAAGATCGACCGCTCCTTCGTCGAAGGCATCGTCACCGATGCGGAGGATGCGGCGATCGTGCAAGCGGTGATCAGCGTGGCCAAGAGCCTTGGGCTCTCCGTCACCGCCGAGGGCATCGAGAACGAGGCGCAACTCCACCGCCTCCGGGAGCTCGGTTGCGAGCGGGGCCAGGGTTTCCTCTTCGGGCACCCGCGCGCGGCCGACATCGTGTTCGAGTCGCTCGAGCGTCAGCACGACGCGCCGCCGCGGCCGGTCGTGGCGGCGGCTCCCGACGCGGAGCGGGTGCGGCCCGCCGTGCCGGCGGCTCCCGCGACGGCGCCGGCCGCGATGGTCCAGGTTGCGGTCGCGGTCGCAGAGCCGGAGCCTGCGCCCGTGCCGGCGCCGGTGGCCGCGCCCGCCCCCGCGCCCGTGAGCGAAACGGACACGCGCCTCCCGAGCGAGAT